The proteins below come from a single Ruegeria sp. THAF33 genomic window:
- a CDS encoding xanthine dehydrogenase family protein molybdopterin-binding subunit, whose amino-acid sequence MASVGKILRRTFLIGSAAIVGGVAFGAYYVTRPAANPLKPREGEAALNPFVLIDQNGVTLFAPRAEMGQGVRTTWAALIAEELDVDLDQITVLHGPAAAAYYNSALVGEGLPNKGYDISNFQHNLGEALGVLGKTLSLQVTGGSTSMKDGFDRMRQAGASARETLKRAAANRLGVDPSDLKTASGHVIAPNGDKIAYSMLAEDAAGLEPVEVPLRDPSEWRYLGRSQPRLDMVGKATGTAEFGVDVRLPGMKFASVRMNPKLGGAMNGFDDSAARSMPGVEKVVDLGTGVAVIANNTWLANQAVEAIDVDWGDAPYPPETEEIFARIAEAFDDAPNSTMRDDGDVSASPENATEITAEYRVPYLAHATMEPMNATALYTGNALELWCGNQAPTLIQFRVANTAGLDIEAVQIHTTYLGGGFGRRGELDFGEIATKVAMAMPGTPVQTTWSREEDMRHDYFRPGAIARMRGAVQDGKAVLIDGKVAAQSPTQQAVERYTGFPGGGPDKVLVEGFFNQPYAVPNYRMSGHIADLAVPVGFWRSVGNSHNGFFHETFMDEMAHAASRDPLEFRLDLMKNEHAPSAGCLEAVKDMSGWTGQTTEGVGRGVAFTYSFGTPVAQVIEVVDEDGTIRISKAWIACDMGLALDPENVKAQMFGGMMYGLSAACFGEITFAEGEVEQFNFPDYDAMRMHTAPQVEVRVLETNRHMGGAGEPGTPPSMPALGNALFDLTGKRTRSLPLINQFNLLI is encoded by the coding sequence ATGGCTTCCGTTGGAAAAATCCTCCGCCGTACGTTCCTGATCGGCTCTGCCGCGATCGTTGGCGGCGTGGCCTTCGGGGCCTATTACGTGACCCGCCCCGCGGCCAACCCCTTGAAACCCCGCGAAGGCGAGGCAGCGCTGAACCCGTTTGTGCTGATTGACCAGAACGGCGTCACCTTGTTCGCGCCCCGCGCGGAAATGGGTCAGGGCGTCCGAACCACATGGGCCGCGCTGATCGCCGAGGAACTGGATGTCGATCTGGATCAGATCACCGTTCTGCACGGCCCCGCAGCGGCGGCCTATTACAACTCGGCCCTTGTGGGCGAAGGGTTGCCGAACAAGGGATACGATATCTCGAATTTCCAGCACAATCTGGGCGAGGCACTGGGTGTTCTGGGCAAGACGCTCAGCCTGCAAGTCACGGGTGGCTCGACCTCGATGAAAGATGGGTTTGACCGGATGCGGCAAGCCGGTGCTTCGGCCCGTGAAACACTCAAACGCGCGGCCGCAAACCGGTTGGGCGTCGACCCTTCGGATCTGAAAACGGCGTCAGGCCATGTCATTGCCCCCAACGGCGACAAGATCGCCTATTCAATGCTTGCCGAAGATGCCGCCGGGCTGGAACCCGTTGAGGTGCCGTTGCGAGACCCCTCTGAATGGCGCTATCTGGGCCGAAGCCAACCGCGTCTCGACATGGTTGGCAAGGCGACGGGCACCGCTGAATTCGGCGTCGATGTCCGCCTGCCCGGCATGAAATTCGCCAGCGTGCGAATGAACCCCAAACTGGGCGGCGCGATGAACGGCTTTGACGACAGCGCCGCAAGATCCATGCCCGGGGTTGAGAAGGTCGTCGATCTGGGCACAGGCGTGGCCGTGATCGCAAACAACACATGGTTGGCCAACCAGGCAGTCGAGGCCATTGACGTCGATTGGGGCGACGCGCCCTATCCGCCGGAAACCGAAGAGATCTTTGCCAGGATCGCCGAGGCGTTTGACGACGCACCGAATTCGACCATGCGCGACGACGGCGATGTCAGCGCAAGCCCGGAAAACGCCACTGAAATCACCGCCGAGTATCGCGTACCCTATCTGGCCCATGCAACGATGGAGCCAATGAATGCCACCGCGCTCTACACGGGAAATGCGTTGGAGCTCTGGTGCGGCAACCAGGCCCCCACACTGATTCAGTTCCGCGTTGCCAACACTGCCGGTCTGGATATCGAAGCCGTCCAAATCCACACCACCTATCTGGGCGGCGGGTTTGGTCGCAGGGGCGAACTGGATTTCGGCGAAATCGCTACCAAGGTTGCCATGGCCATGCCCGGCACACCGGTTCAGACAACCTGGAGCCGCGAAGAGGACATGCGTCACGACTATTTCCGCCCCGGCGCCATCGCCCGGATGCGCGGCGCGGTTCAGGACGGCAAGGCCGTGCTCATTGACGGGAAGGTCGCGGCCCAATCTCCGACCCAACAGGCGGTCGAGCGCTACACCGGGTTCCCCGGCGGCGGCCCTGACAAGGTGCTGGTCGAAGGTTTCTTCAACCAGCCCTACGCGGTACCGAATTACCGCATGAGCGGCCACATTGCTGATTTGGCTGTTCCCGTGGGGTTTTGGCGCTCGGTCGGCAACAGCCATAACGGCTTTTTTCACGAGACATTCATGGATGAGATGGCTCATGCCGCAAGCCGTGACCCGCTGGAGTTCCGGCTGGACCTGATGAAGAACGAACACGCGCCGTCGGCGGGATGTTTGGAAGCCGTGAAGGACATGTCAGGCTGGACGGGTCAAACGACCGAAGGCGTCGGCCGGGGCGTGGCCTTCACATACAGCTTCGGCACCCCGGTGGCCCAGGTCATCGAAGTGGTCGACGAAGACGGCACCATCCGCATCAGCAAGGCCTGGATTGCCTGCGACATGGGGCTGGCGCTGGACCCGGAAAACGTCAAGGCACAGATGTTCGGCGGCATGATGTACGGCCTGTCTGCCGCATGTTTCGGCGAGATCACCTTTGCGGAAGGCGAAGTCGAGCAGTTCAACTTCCCCGACTATGACGCGATGCGGATGCACACAGCCCCGCAGGTCGAGGTGCGCGTGCTAGAAACCAATCGGCATATGGGCGGTGCGGGCGAGCCCGGAACACCGCCTTCGATGCCGGCACTTGGCAATGCGCTATTCGACCTGACGGGTAAGCGCACACGTTCCCTTCCGCTGATCAATCAGTTCAACCTATTGATCTGA
- a CDS encoding (2Fe-2S)-binding protein: protein MATTLKINGKQHQVDLPDDVPLLWVLRDEVGLTGTKFGCGVAACGACTVHIDGEAVRSCQVALSDVWGDVTTIEGLGSPDALATIQQAWIDHQVAQCGYCQSGQIMQAAALLAENPDPTDADIDEAMQGNLCRCGTYPLIRAAIHDAASKLKEA from the coding sequence ATGGCGACGACCCTGAAGATCAACGGCAAGCAACATCAGGTGGATCTGCCTGATGACGTCCCCCTGCTTTGGGTTCTGCGGGACGAGGTCGGCCTGACCGGCACCAAGTTCGGCTGCGGCGTGGCCGCATGCGGGGCCTGCACCGTGCATATCGATGGCGAGGCCGTGCGCTCTTGCCAGGTGGCGCTGTCGGATGTCTGGGGTGACGTGACCACGATCGAAGGGCTCGGCTCGCCGGACGCGCTGGCCACGATCCAACAGGCCTGGATTGATCATCAGGTCGCGCAGTGCGGATACTGCCAGTCGGGCCAGATCATGCAGGCCGCGGCATTGCTGGCGGAAAACCCGGATCCCACTGACGCAGACATCGACGAGGCGATGCAGGGCAACCTGTGCCGCTGCGGCACCTATCCCCTTATCCGCGCAGCAATCCATGACGCGGCATCCAAGCTGAAGGAGGCGTAA
- a CDS encoding TetR/AcrR family transcriptional regulator: MKDNGDGSRQQAILNSAFQAFSTYGYRKTSMDDIARGAGMSRPAVYLHYKNKEAIVSKLTELYYAEKSVAVAEALATQGSVPEVLTRAIQAQTEGMAKILASPHGLEMLDNTKSLSGEIIAAGEAELAALYADWLTQQEKAGRVRLLADAAETGRTITATLKGLKLIGAGAEVYEQQVAQVAALFGAGLAVR; the protein is encoded by the coding sequence ATGAAAGATAATGGTGACGGCTCACGGCAACAGGCGATCCTGAACTCGGCGTTTCAGGCGTTTTCCACTTATGGATACCGAAAGACCTCGATGGACGATATCGCGCGCGGCGCGGGGATGTCTCGGCCGGCGGTGTATCTGCATTACAAGAACAAAGAGGCGATCGTCAGCAAGCTGACCGAGCTGTACTATGCCGAAAAGAGTGTTGCGGTGGCCGAAGCGCTGGCGACGCAAGGGTCCGTGCCCGAGGTTCTGACCCGCGCAATTCAGGCGCAGACCGAGGGGATGGCAAAAATTCTGGCCTCGCCCCACGGGCTTGAAATGCTCGACAACACAAAATCCCTATCTGGGGAAATCATCGCGGCGGGTGAGGCCGAGCTGGCCGCGCTCTATGCGGACTGGCTGACGCAACAGGAAAAGGCGGGCCGGGTTCGCCTTCTGGCTGACGCGGCAGAGACCGGTCGGACGATCACGGCCACGCTCAAGGGGCTGAAGCTGATTGGCGCCGGGGCCGAGGTTTATGAACAGCAGGTCGCACAGGTCGCGGCCCTTTTCGGCGCCGGACTCGCAGTCAGGTAA
- a CDS encoding heme-binding protein: MSVSLRKARTIIRKTLEKGREMELKPLSVVVLDAGGHVIAFEREDGAAPGRFGIAQGKAYGSVMLGMAGTAQMQRAETQAYFMASVNGVYGGQVVPVPGGVLLRDRKGAVIGAVGVTGDTSDNDALAAMAGIEAAGLIGEI; the protein is encoded by the coding sequence ATGTCAGTTTCCCTACGCAAGGCCCGCACCATCATCCGAAAAACCCTGGAAAAGGGCCGAGAGATGGAGTTGAAGCCGCTCTCCGTCGTGGTTCTGGACGCCGGTGGGCATGTCATTGCGTTCGAGCGCGAGGATGGTGCAGCACCGGGCCGGTTCGGGATTGCGCAGGGCAAGGCCTATGGGTCGGTCATGCTGGGAATGGCGGGCACCGCGCAGATGCAGCGCGCCGAAACACAAGCCTATTTCATGGCCTCTGTAAATGGCGTCTATGGTGGTCAGGTCGTGCCTGTTCCGGGTGGCGTGCTGTTGCGTGATCGCAAGGGGGCCGTGATCGGCGCCGTTGGGGTTACCGGAGACACATCAGACAATGATGCGCTGGCCGCAATGGCGGGAATTGAGGCAGCCGGCCTGATCGGTGAGATTTAA
- a CDS encoding autotransporter domain-containing protein codes for MSERWVLNGLATFGEFSTDVNVLGLSGDFDRTRWRANLEAIGQYEAGNFLLRPSIAYDYYNYSAEDYDLSGTVAGVPVNIVGEVASASYSALTPELEISRPFVTSRSIVSPFATLSATYWFDRENVGFGAGSQTDLTWASRVGVRARE; via the coding sequence ATGTCCGAGAGATGGGTGCTGAATGGACTGGCGACCTTCGGCGAGTTTTCGACGGATGTGAACGTGCTGGGGTTAAGTGGCGATTTCGACCGGACCCGGTGGCGAGCCAATCTGGAGGCGATCGGTCAGTACGAGGCCGGGAATTTCCTGTTACGTCCGTCGATTGCCTATGACTATTACAATTACAGCGCAGAAGACTATGATCTGAGCGGCACTGTGGCAGGTGTTCCGGTCAACATAGTTGGCGAAGTTGCTTCAGCGAGTTACAGCGCCTTAACACCTGAGTTGGAAATCAGCAGGCCATTTGTCACTTCGCGATCAATCGTGTCTCCGTTTGCGACGCTGAGCGCGACCTACTGGTTCGACCGTGAAAATGTTGGATTTGGCGCTGGATCGCAGACCGACTTGACTTGGGCCTCGCGCGTGGGGGTGCGCGCGCGCGAGTGA
- a CDS encoding gamma-glutamyl-gamma-aminobutyrate hydrolase family protein, producing MSRPVVGIIGNSYLMNDQYPTHAGGTMNSDAVANVSGCLPLLIPADPRYVSVDELLEVCDGFLLTGGRPNVHPEEYGEPATDAHGEFDRARDAITLPLVRACVERGQPFLGICRGFQEVNVAMGGTLYPEIRDLPGRMNHRMPPDGTLEEKFALRHVVALENGGVFHKLFGATEVMTNTLHGQGIKTIGQRVVIDGHAPDGTPEAIYIKDAPGFTLSVQWHPEWDAINDPVSRPLFEAFGDAVRNWNFRNRSARLRQSA from the coding sequence ATGTCTCGGCCTGTCGTCGGTATCATCGGCAACTCGTACCTCATGAACGATCAATACCCCACACATGCTGGGGGAACGATGAATTCGGATGCCGTGGCCAACGTGTCAGGATGTCTTCCGTTGTTGATACCCGCAGATCCGCGTTACGTGTCGGTAGATGAGTTGCTGGAGGTCTGTGACGGCTTTCTGCTGACAGGCGGTCGCCCGAACGTGCACCCGGAAGAATACGGGGAACCTGCAACCGATGCACATGGCGAATTCGACCGGGCACGCGACGCCATAACTCTGCCGTTGGTTCGCGCCTGCGTTGAAAGGGGACAACCGTTTTTGGGCATCTGCCGGGGGTTTCAGGAAGTTAACGTTGCCATGGGCGGAACGCTCTATCCCGAGATCCGCGATCTGCCGGGGCGGATGAACCACCGGATGCCGCCCGATGGAACCTTGGAGGAAAAGTTTGCTCTGCGTCATGTGGTGGCACTGGAAAACGGCGGCGTTTTCCACAAACTGTTCGGCGCAACCGAGGTCATGACCAACACCTTGCACGGTCAGGGCATCAAAACGATTGGGCAGCGCGTGGTCATTGATGGCCATGCACCGGACGGGACGCCCGAGGCGATTTATATCAAGGATGCGCCCGGCTTTACCTTGTCGGTTCAATGGCACCCGGAATGGGATGCGATCAATGACCCGGTCTCGCGCCCCCTGTTCGAAGCCTTCGGCGATGCGGTTAGAAACTGGAATTTTAGAAATCGTTCTGCAAGGCTAAGGCAATCTGCTTGA
- the kynU gene encoding kynureninase — MTDFAATKAMFDLPEGVIYLDGNSLGPLPKSAGARVQRMLTDEWGQMLITGWNKAGWMGLPTALGDRIGRLIGAEPGSVVTGDTLSIKVYQAVASALELNPDRRVVLSDNGNFPSDLYMADGLLRSLGDAYELRVVDPEAVAGAITEEVAVLMLTEVDYRSGRMHDMKALTELAHANGVVTVWDLAHSAGAIPVDLSGCNADFAVGCTYKYLNGGPGAPAFIYVAPRLAERTRPALSGWLGHEAPFAFDLDYRPGSGIERMRVGTPPIIQMTALSAAMDIWDLADMTDVRAKSIELTELFIERVEATCPDLQLASPRDPQQRGSQISFRFKEGYAAMQALIARGVIGDFRAPDIMRFGFTPLYIDEGDVERAVGIMADIMQNRLWDTSEYKIRQRVT, encoded by the coding sequence ATGACTGATTTTGCGGCAACCAAAGCCATGTTCGACCTGCCAGAGGGCGTCATCTATCTGGATGGCAACTCTCTGGGCCCCCTGCCGAAATCAGCCGGTGCCCGAGTGCAACGGATGCTGACGGACGAATGGGGCCAGATGCTGATCACCGGATGGAACAAGGCTGGTTGGATGGGCCTGCCCACCGCGCTTGGTGACCGGATTGGCCGCCTGATCGGAGCAGAGCCCGGCAGTGTGGTGACCGGAGACACCTTGTCGATCAAGGTCTATCAGGCCGTGGCCTCGGCCCTTGAACTGAATCCGGATCGCAGAGTGGTTCTGTCCGACAACGGCAACTTTCCTTCGGACCTGTATATGGCGGATGGCTTGCTGCGCTCGCTTGGGGACGCGTATGAGTTGCGCGTCGTTGATCCCGAAGCCGTGGCCGGCGCAATCACTGAAGAGGTCGCTGTTCTTATGTTGACTGAGGTGGATTACCGCTCGGGTCGGATGCACGACATGAAGGCGCTGACCGAACTGGCGCATGCCAACGGCGTGGTAACGGTCTGGGATCTGGCCCATTCCGCGGGGGCCATCCCCGTGGACCTTTCAGGGTGCAACGCCGATTTCGCGGTCGGGTGTACGTACAAATACCTCAACGGCGGCCCCGGCGCGCCAGCCTTCATCTATGTCGCGCCGAGGTTGGCGGAACGCACACGCCCCGCCTTGTCCGGATGGCTGGGGCACGAAGCACCGTTTGCCTTCGATCTCGACTACCGCCCCGGCAGCGGCATTGAACGGATGCGGGTGGGAACGCCGCCCATCATCCAGATGACGGCCTTGTCGGCTGCGATGGACATCTGGGATCTGGCGGACATGACCGACGTCCGGGCCAAATCGATTGAACTGACCGAGCTTTTCATAGAACGCGTCGAGGCAACCTGCCCGGATCTGCAACTGGCCAGCCCTCGTGATCCGCAGCAGCGTGGCAGTCAGATCTCGTTCCGTTTCAAGGAAGGCTATGCCGCCATGCAGGCCCTGATCGCCCGCGGCGTGATCGGAGATTTTCGTGCACCCGACATCATGAGGTTCGGCTTTACACCTTTGTATATCGACGAAGGCGATGTTGAACGCGCCGTCGGGATTATGGCCGATATCATGCAGAACCGCCTGTGGGACACGTCCGAATACAAGATCCGTCAGCGCGTTACCTGA